A DNA window from Drosophila virilis strain 15010-1051.87 chromosome 4, Dvir_AGI_RSII-ME, whole genome shotgun sequence contains the following coding sequences:
- the G6P gene encoding glucose-6-phosphatase catalytic subunit 1 isoform X2: protein MELDVLRLAVDYYHYLLNAELHINEWVQDRLSLAEPLFRFVSIYLEPGNLFNVLIPLLGICGQDLLTHLVYALSLVSAVSSFEKWIYPEWRPLWRLRELYANVHGIRPRVALQSHDLSCETSGGMPCAHTMTWTALLMVVSVHLPLKDRSANWGPLVHLLIGCCTLCMWLSRLYLATEYLHQCLLSTYIAVSLLASFQRHLDQLYAQRRGWAVLLVLLFGCMAISVYFIKLQLGIDPHWSVRQSFKWCPEPTYMRHESSPIFLLARDLGNLMGVALSLPLVQLTFESKYSHRFLGIGILELLNYILRLCTPKQHGRFLFLAYEFTRNALHSLILLRALPKLLNKIS, encoded by the exons ATGGAGTTGGACGTGCTTCGCCTAGCGGTGGACTATTACCACTATCTGCTGAACGCGGAGCTGCACATTAACGAGTGGGTGCAGGATCG CCTTAGTCTTGCGGAGCCATTGTTTCGCTTCGTCAGCATTTATCTGGAGCCGGGCAATCTGTTTAATGTGCTTATACCTTTGTTGGGCATCTGTGGACAGGATTTGCTTACACATCTGGTCTATGCGCTGAGTCTGGTCAGCGCGGTGAGCTCCTTCGAGAAATG GATATACCCCGAGTGGCGACCGCTCTGGCGGCTACGCGAACTCTACGCCAATGTGCATGGTATTAGGCCGCGTGTCGCCTTGCAAAGTCACGATCTGAGCTGTGAGACAAGCGGCGGGATGCCCTGCGCTCACACCATGACCTGGACGGCTTTGCTTATGGTTGTGAGTGTTCATTTGCCGCTTAAGGACCGATCCGCCAACTGGGGACCACTCGTGCATCTCTTGATTGGATGCTGCACGCTCTGCATGTGGCTGAGTCGCCTCTATCTGGCCACGGAGTATCTGCATCAGTGCCTGTTGTCCACTTATATTGCGGTCAGTCTTCTGGCCAGTTTTCAACGGCATCTGGACCAACTGTACGCCCAGCGACGTGGATGGGCTGTGCTGCTGGTGCTTCTGTTTGGCTGCATGGCCATCTCAGTTTATTTTATCAAGCTGCAACTGGGAATCGATCCACACTGGTCAGTGCGGCAG TCTTTTAAGTGGTGCCCGGAACCTACCTATATGCGACATGAGAGCAGTCCCATCTTTCTGCTGGCTCGAGATTTGGGCAATCTAATGGGCGTGGCACTCTCATTACCCTTGGTGCAGCT AACGTTCGAGTCCAAATATTCGCATCGGTTTCTGGGGATCGGCATCCTGGAGCTCCTGAACTATATCCTGCGCCTCTGTACACCCAAGCAGCATGGACGCTTTCTGTTTCTGGCCTATGAGTTTACACGAAATGCCTTGCACTCATTGATACTTCTAAGGGCTTTGCCCAAACTCCTGAATAAAATTAGTTAA
- the Duox gene encoding dual oxidase isoform X2: MLKEAYNNQLDDVDVYVGGMLESYGQPGELFSNVIKEQFQRLRDADRFWFENERNGIFTAEEIAELRKITLWDIIVNSTDIDEDEIQRDVFMWRTGDPCPQPMQLNATELEPCNYLEGYDYFSGSELMFIYVCVFLGFVPILCAAAGYCVVKLQNSKRRKLKIRQEALRAPQQKGSVDKMLAREWLHANHKRLVTVKFGPEAAIYTVDRKGEKLRTFGLQHVDVVSVEESATNHIKKKPYILMRVPSDHDLVLELESYGARRKFVKKLEDFLLLHKKEMTLMEVNRDIMLARAETRERRQKRLEYFFREAYALTFGLRPGERRRRSDASSDGEVMTVMRTSLSKAEFAAALGMKPNDMFVRKMFNIVDKDQDGRISFQEFLETVVLFSRGKTDDKLRIIFDMCDNDRNGVIDKGELSEMMRSLVEIARTTSLGDDQVTELIDGMFQDVGLEHKNHLTYQDFKLMMKEYKGDFVAIGLDCKGAKQNFLDTSTNVARMTSFNIEPMQDKPRHWLLAKWDAYITFLEENRQNIFYLFLFYVVTIVLFVERFIHYSFMAEHTDLRHIMGVGIAITRGSAASLSFCYSLLLLTMSRNLITKLKEFPIQQYIPLDSHIQFHKIAACTALFFSVLHTVGHIVNFYHVSTQSHENLRCLTREVHFASDYKPDITFWLFQTVTGTTGVLLFIIMCVIFVFAHPTIRKRAYNFFWNMHTLYIGLYMLSLVHGLARLTGPPRFWMFFLGPGIIYTLDKIVSLRTKYMALDVIDTDLLPSDVIKIKFYRPPNLKYLSGQWVRLSCTAFRPQEMHSFTLTSAPHENFLSCHIKAQGPWTWKLRNYFDPCNYNAEDQPKIRIEGPFGGGNQDWYKFEVAVMVGGGIGVTPYASILNDLVFGTSTNRYSGVACKKVYFLWICPSHKHFEWFIDVLRDVEKKDVTNVLEIHIFITQFFHKFDLRTTMLYICENHFQRLSKTSIFTGLKAVNHFGRPDMSSFLKFVQKKHSYVSKIGVFSCGPRPLTKSVMSACDEVNKTRKLPYFIHHFENFG; encoded by the exons ATGCTCAAAGAGGCCTACAATAATCAGCTGGACGATGTGGATGTGTACGTGGGCGGCATGCTGGAGTCCTATGGCCAGCCGGGCGAGCTCTTTAGCAATGTGATCAAGGAGCAGTTTCAACGTTTGCGGGATGCGGATCGTTTTTGGTTTGAGAATGAGCGCAATGGCATCTTTACAGCTGAGGAAATTGCGGAGCTGCGGAAAATCACGCTCTGGGATATAATAGTGAATAGCACAGATATCGATGAGGATGAGATACAGCGTGATGTGTTCATGTGGCGCACGGGCGATCCCTGTCCACAGCCGATGCAGCTGAATGCCACAGAGCTGGAGCCATGCAACTATTTGGAAGGCTACGATTACTTCTCTGGCTCCGAGCTAATGTTCATCTATGTGTGCGTCTTCCTTGGCTTTGTGCCCATACTCTGCGCCGCCGCTGGCTACTGTGTGGTGAAGCTGCAGAACAGCAAACGACGTAAGCTCAAGATACGGCAGGAGGCGCTGCGTGCACCACAGCAGAAGGGCTCCGTGGATAAGATGTTGGCGCGCGAATGGTTACATGCGAACCACAAGCGTCTGGTCACTGTCAAATTTGGGCCCGAGGCGGCCATCTATACGGTGGATCGCAAGGGCGAAAAGCTGCGCACATTCGGTCTGCAGCACGTGGACGTGGTCAGCGTGGAGGAGTCAGCCACCAATCATATAAAAAAGAAGCCCTACATTCTGATGCGCGTGCCTAGCGATCACGATCTGGTGCTGGAGCTCGAATCGTATGGAGCGCGTCGCAAGTTTGTCAAAAAGCTGGAGGATTTCCTGTTGCTGCATAAAAAGGAGATGACCCTGATGGAGGTGAATCGCGACATTATGCTGGCCAGGGCAGAGACACGAGAGCGTCGCCAGAAGCGTCTCGAGTACTTCTTTCGTGAGGCATACGCCCTGACATTTGGCCTGCGACCGGGCGAACGGCGGCGTCGCTCCGATGCATCCAGCGATGGCGAAGTGATGACCGTGATGCGTACCAGCCTGTCCAAGGCAGAATTTGCGGCCGCGCTCGGCATGAAACCCAACGATATGTTTGTACGAAAAATGTTCAATATTGTCGATAAGGATCAGGATGGACGCATCAGTTTTCAGGAGTTCCTTGAAACCGTTGTGCTCTTCTCGCGCGGCAAAACGGACGACAAGCTCCGCATCATATTTGATATGTGCGACAATGATCGGAACGGGGTGATCGACAAGGGGGAACTAAGCGAAATGATGCGCTCGCTGGTGGAGATTGCGCGGACAACCAGCTTGGGTGACGATCAGGTCACCGAGCTGATCGATGGCATGTTCCAGGATGTGGGACTCGAGCACAAGAATCATCTAACCTATCAGGACTTTAAGCTCATGATGAAGGAATATAAGGGGGATTTTGTTGCCATTGGCCTGGATTGCAAGGGTGCCAAACAGAATTTCCTCGATACATCCACAAATGTGGCACGCATGACCTCCTTTAACATTGAGCCCATGCAGGATAAGCCACGCCATTGGCTGCTCGCCAAATGGGATGCTTACATTACCTTCCTCGAGGAGAATCGTCAGAATATCTTTTATCTATTTCTATTCTATGTGGTAACCATTGTTCTGTTCGTCGAGCGCTTCATACACTATTCCTTTATGGCCGAGCACACGGATCTACGTCATATTATGGGCGTGGGCATTGCCATCACACGAGGATCGGCGGCATCTTTGTCCTTTTGCTactcgttgctgctgctgaccatGTCCAG AAATCTCATCACCAAACTTAAGGAGTTCCCCATACAGCAGTATATACCCCTGGACTCGCATATACAGTTCCATAAGATTGCCGCCTGCACGGCGCTGTTCTTCTCAGTGCTACACACCGTGGGGCATATTGTCAACTTTTATCATGTGTCTACACAATCGCACGAGAATCTGCGCTGTCTGACGCGTGAGGTTCACTTTGCGTCCGACTACAAGCCGGATATTACCTTCTGGCTCTTCCAAACGGTCACCGGCACCACGGGCGTCCTGCTCTTTATCATAATGTGcgttatatttgtatttgctcATCCGACCATACGCAAGAGGGCATACAATTTCTTCTGGAACATGCACACTCTCTATATTGGGCTATATATGTTGAGCTTGGTTCATGGTCTGGCGCGTCTAACGGGGCCGCCACGTTTCTGGATGTTCTTTTTGGGACCCGGCATCATTTACACGCTGGACAAGATTGTCTCGCTGCGCACCAAGTATATGGCACTTGATGTTATCGATACTGATTTACTGCCCTCGGATgttataaaaatcaaattctaTAGGCCGCCAAATCTAAAGTATTTGTCCGGTCAGTGGGTGCGTCTGTCCTGCACCGCCTTCAGGCCGCAAGAGATGCATAGCTTTACGCTAACCTCGGCACCGCACGAGAACTTCCTGAGCTGTCACATCAAGGCGCAGGGACCCTGGACTTGGAAGCTGCGTAACTATTTCGATCCATGCAATTATAATGCAGAGGATCAGCCCAAGATACGCATCGAGGGTCCGTTCGGTGGTGGCAATCAGGACTGGTATAAATTTGAGGTGGCTGTCATGGTGGGCGGTGGCATTGGTGTTACACCCTACGCATCCATACTGAACGATCTGGTCTTTGGCACCAGCACCAATCGCTACTCGGGCGTGGCCTGCAAAAAGGTATACTTCCTTTGGATTTGCCCATCGCACAAGCACTTCGAGTGGTTCATCGATGTGCTGCGCGATGTGGAGAAGAAGGATGTGACCAATGTGCTGGAGATACACATCTTTATAACGCAGTTCTTTCACAAATTCGATCTGCGTACCACCATGCTG TACATATGTGAGAATCACTTTCAGCGTCTCTCGAAGACCTCCATATTCACGGGTCTCAAGGCTGTCAATCATTTCGGTCGCCCAGACATGTCAAGTTTTCTCAAGTTCGTGCAAAAGAAGCACTCCTAT GTATCCAAAATAGGCGTCTTCTCGTGCGGTCCCAGGCCGCTCACAAAAAGCGTCATGTCCGCCTGTGATGAAGTGAATAAAACACGCAAATTGCCCTATTTTATACATCATTTCGAGAATTTCGGTTAG
- the G6P gene encoding glucose-6-phosphatase catalytic subunit 1 isoform X3, with product MPCAHTMTWTALLMVVSVHLPLKDRSANWGPLVHLLIGCCTLCMWLSRLYLATEYLHQCLLSTYIAVSLLASFQRHLDQLYAQRRGWAVLLVLLFGCMAISVYFIKLQLGIDPHWSVRQSFKWCPEPTYMRHESSPIFLLARDLGNLMGVALSLPLVQLRTFESKYSHRFLGIGILELLNYILRLCTPKQHGRFLFLAYEFTRNALHSLILLRALPKLLNKIS from the exons ATGCCCTGCGCTCACACCATGACCTGGACGGCTTTGCTTATGGTTGTGAGTGTTCATTTGCCGCTTAAGGACCGATCCGCCAACTGGGGACCACTCGTGCATCTCTTGATTGGATGCTGCACGCTCTGCATGTGGCTGAGTCGCCTCTATCTGGCCACGGAGTATCTGCATCAGTGCCTGTTGTCCACTTATATTGCGGTCAGTCTTCTGGCCAGTTTTCAACGGCATCTGGACCAACTGTACGCCCAGCGACGTGGATGGGCTGTGCTGCTGGTGCTTCTGTTTGGCTGCATGGCCATCTCAGTTTATTTTATCAAGCTGCAACTGGGAATCGATCCACACTGGTCAGTGCGGCAG TCTTTTAAGTGGTGCCCGGAACCTACCTATATGCGACATGAGAGCAGTCCCATCTTTCTGCTGGCTCGAGATTTGGGCAATCTAATGGGCGTGGCACTCTCATTACCCTTGGTGCAGCT AAGAACGTTCGAGTCCAAATATTCGCATCGGTTTCTGGGGATCGGCATCCTGGAGCTCCTGAACTATATCCTGCGCCTCTGTACACCCAAGCAGCATGGACGCTTTCTGTTTCTGGCCTATGAGTTTACACGAAATGCCTTGCACTCATTGATACTTCTAAGGGCTTTGCCCAAACTCCTGAATAAAATTAGTTAA
- the Duox gene encoding dual oxidase isoform X1, giving the protein MSVPSLPQQRASKTPTITPTRIQHSWRSHLAPGAMAPRSALLLLLISLGLSLGFVHCYEKMYSQTEKQRYDGWYNNLAHPDWGSVDSHLVRKAPPSYSDGVYSMAGANRPSTRRLSRLFMRGRDGLGSKFNRTALLAFFGQVVANEIVMASESGCPIEMHRIEIEKCDEMYDRECRGDKYIPFHRAAYDRSTGQSPNAPREQINQMTAWIDGSFIYSTSEAWLNAMRSFHNGTLLTQKDGKLPVRNTMRVPLFNNPVPNVMKMLSPERLFLLGDPRTNQNPALLSFAILFLRWHNTLAQRIKRLNPTWCDEDIFQRARHTVIASLQNVIVYEYLPAFLGSPMPAYEGYKQDVHPGIGHIFQAAAFRFGHTMIPPGIYRRDGECNFKQTPMGYPAIRLCSTWWDSSGFFSDTSVEEVLMGLSSQISEREDPVLCSDVRDKLFGPMEFTRRDLGALNIMRGRDNGLPDYNTAREAYGLQRHKTWMDINPRLFEAQPELLDMLKEAYNNQLDDVDVYVGGMLESYGQPGELFSNVIKEQFQRLRDADRFWFENERNGIFTAEEIAELRKITLWDIIVNSTDIDEDEIQRDVFMWRTGDPCPQPMQLNATELEPCNYLEGYDYFSGSELMFIYVCVFLGFVPILCAAAGYCVVKLQNSKRRKLKIRQEALRAPQQKGSVDKMLAREWLHANHKRLVTVKFGPEAAIYTVDRKGEKLRTFGLQHVDVVSVEESATNHIKKKPYILMRVPSDHDLVLELESYGARRKFVKKLEDFLLLHKKEMTLMEVNRDIMLARAETRERRQKRLEYFFREAYALTFGLRPGERRRRSDASSDGEVMTVMRTSLSKAEFAAALGMKPNDMFVRKMFNIVDKDQDGRISFQEFLETVVLFSRGKTDDKLRIIFDMCDNDRNGVIDKGELSEMMRSLVEIARTTSLGDDQVTELIDGMFQDVGLEHKNHLTYQDFKLMMKEYKGDFVAIGLDCKGAKQNFLDTSTNVARMTSFNIEPMQDKPRHWLLAKWDAYITFLEENRQNIFYLFLFYVVTIVLFVERFIHYSFMAEHTDLRHIMGVGIAITRGSAASLSFCYSLLLLTMSRNLITKLKEFPIQQYIPLDSHIQFHKIAACTALFFSVLHTVGHIVNFYHVSTQSHENLRCLTREVHFASDYKPDITFWLFQTVTGTTGVLLFIIMCVIFVFAHPTIRKRAYNFFWNMHTLYIGLYMLSLVHGLARLTGPPRFWMFFLGPGIIYTLDKIVSLRTKYMALDVIDTDLLPSDVIKIKFYRPPNLKYLSGQWVRLSCTAFRPQEMHSFTLTSAPHENFLSCHIKAQGPWTWKLRNYFDPCNYNAEDQPKIRIEGPFGGGNQDWYKFEVAVMVGGGIGVTPYASILNDLVFGTSTNRYSGVACKKVYFLWICPSHKHFEWFIDVLRDVEKKDVTNVLEIHIFITQFFHKFDLRTTMLYICENHFQRLSKTSIFTGLKAVNHFGRPDMSSFLKFVQKKHSYVSKIGVFSCGPRPLTKSVMSACDEVNKTRKLPYFIHHFENFG; this is encoded by the exons ATGAGTGTTCCAAGCTTGCCCCAACAGCGGGCATCAAAAACTCCAACAATAACCCCAACTCGAATCCAGCATAGCTGGAGATCACATCTGGCGCCTGGGGCAATGGCCCCTCGCAGCGCCCTGCTATTATTGCTGATTAGTCTGGGCCTCAGTCTGGGATTTGTGCATTGTTACG aGAAAATGTATAGTCAGACTGAAAAGCAGCGCTACGATGGCTGGTATAATAATCTTGCCCATCCCGACTGGGGCTCTGTGG ATAGCCATCTGGTGCGCAAGGCGCCGCCCTCCTACTCGGACGGGGTGTACTCCATGGCAGGTGCTAATCGACCCTCGACAAGGCGGCTGAGTCGCCTGTTTATGCGCGGGCGCGACGGTCTCGGCTCCAAATTCAATCGCACCGCACTGCTGGCATTCTTTGGCCAGGTGGTGGCCAATGAGATTGTGATGGCATCGGAGTCCGGTTGCCCCATTGAGATGCATCGCATTGAGATCGAGAAATGTGATGAGATGTACGATCGTGAGTGTCGCGGCGATAAATATATACCCTTCCATAGGGCCGCCTATGATCGCAGCACGGGCCAGAGCCCGAATGCGCCAAGGGAACAG ATAAATCAAATGACTGCTTGGATTGATGGCAGTTTCATTTACAGCACCTCCGAGGCATGGCTCAATGCCATGCGCTCCTTTCACAACGGCACCCTGCTCACCCAGAAGGATGGCAAGCTGCCGGTGCGCAATACAATGCGTGTCCCACTCTTCAATAATCCGGTGCCCAATGTCATGAAGATGCTCAGCCCGGAGCGTTTGTTTT TGTTGGGTGATCCGCGCACAAACCAAAATCCTGCATTGCTCTCCTTTGCCATACTCTTCCTGCGCTGGCACAATACCCTGGCGCAGCGCATAAAGCGCCTGAATCCCACGTGGTGTGACGAGGATATCTTTCAGCGTGCTCGGCATACGGTTATTGCCAGTCTACAGAATGTTATTGTCTACGAGTATTTGCCGGCCTTTCTGGGCTCCCCAATGCCGGCATATGAGGGCTACAAACAGGACGTGCATCCGGGCATTGGTCACATCTTTCAGGCGGCCGCCTTTCGCTTTGGCCACACCATGATACCGCCCGGCATTTATCGGCGTGATGGCGAATGCAACTTCAAACAGACTCCGATGGGCTATCCGGCCATACGTCTATGCTCCACGTGGTGGGACTCGAGC GGCTTCTTTAGTGACACCAGCGTGGAGGAGGTGCTAATGGGTCTATCATCGCAAATATCAGAGCGCGAGGATCCGGTTTTATGCTCTGATGTGCGCGACAAGCTTTTTGGACCCATGGAGTTTACGCGCCGGGATCTGGGCGCTCTCAACATAATGCGTGGACGCGATAACGGCTTACCCGATTATAATACAGCCAGAGAAGCCTATGGCCTGCAGAGGCACAAAACCTGGATGGACATCAATCCGCGGCTGTTTGAAGCGCAACCCGAGCTTTTGGA TATGCTCAAAGAGGCCTACAATAATCAGCTGGACGATGTGGATGTGTACGTGGGCGGCATGCTGGAGTCCTATGGCCAGCCGGGCGAGCTCTTTAGCAATGTGATCAAGGAGCAGTTTCAACGTTTGCGGGATGCGGATCGTTTTTGGTTTGAGAATGAGCGCAATGGCATCTTTACAGCTGAGGAAATTGCGGAGCTGCGGAAAATCACGCTCTGGGATATAATAGTGAATAGCACAGATATCGATGAGGATGAGATACAGCGTGATGTGTTCATGTGGCGCACGGGCGATCCCTGTCCACAGCCGATGCAGCTGAATGCCACAGAGCTGGAGCCATGCAACTATTTGGAAGGCTACGATTACTTCTCTGGCTCCGAGCTAATGTTCATCTATGTGTGCGTCTTCCTTGGCTTTGTGCCCATACTCTGCGCCGCCGCTGGCTACTGTGTGGTGAAGCTGCAGAACAGCAAACGACGTAAGCTCAAGATACGGCAGGAGGCGCTGCGTGCACCACAGCAGAAGGGCTCCGTGGATAAGATGTTGGCGCGCGAATGGTTACATGCGAACCACAAGCGTCTGGTCACTGTCAAATTTGGGCCCGAGGCGGCCATCTATACGGTGGATCGCAAGGGCGAAAAGCTGCGCACATTCGGTCTGCAGCACGTGGACGTGGTCAGCGTGGAGGAGTCAGCCACCAATCATATAAAAAAGAAGCCCTACATTCTGATGCGCGTGCCTAGCGATCACGATCTGGTGCTGGAGCTCGAATCGTATGGAGCGCGTCGCAAGTTTGTCAAAAAGCTGGAGGATTTCCTGTTGCTGCATAAAAAGGAGATGACCCTGATGGAGGTGAATCGCGACATTATGCTGGCCAGGGCAGAGACACGAGAGCGTCGCCAGAAGCGTCTCGAGTACTTCTTTCGTGAGGCATACGCCCTGACATTTGGCCTGCGACCGGGCGAACGGCGGCGTCGCTCCGATGCATCCAGCGATGGCGAAGTGATGACCGTGATGCGTACCAGCCTGTCCAAGGCAGAATTTGCGGCCGCGCTCGGCATGAAACCCAACGATATGTTTGTACGAAAAATGTTCAATATTGTCGATAAGGATCAGGATGGACGCATCAGTTTTCAGGAGTTCCTTGAAACCGTTGTGCTCTTCTCGCGCGGCAAAACGGACGACAAGCTCCGCATCATATTTGATATGTGCGACAATGATCGGAACGGGGTGATCGACAAGGGGGAACTAAGCGAAATGATGCGCTCGCTGGTGGAGATTGCGCGGACAACCAGCTTGGGTGACGATCAGGTCACCGAGCTGATCGATGGCATGTTCCAGGATGTGGGACTCGAGCACAAGAATCATCTAACCTATCAGGACTTTAAGCTCATGATGAAGGAATATAAGGGGGATTTTGTTGCCATTGGCCTGGATTGCAAGGGTGCCAAACAGAATTTCCTCGATACATCCACAAATGTGGCACGCATGACCTCCTTTAACATTGAGCCCATGCAGGATAAGCCACGCCATTGGCTGCTCGCCAAATGGGATGCTTACATTACCTTCCTCGAGGAGAATCGTCAGAATATCTTTTATCTATTTCTATTCTATGTGGTAACCATTGTTCTGTTCGTCGAGCGCTTCATACACTATTCCTTTATGGCCGAGCACACGGATCTACGTCATATTATGGGCGTGGGCATTGCCATCACACGAGGATCGGCGGCATCTTTGTCCTTTTGCTactcgttgctgctgctgaccatGTCCAG AAATCTCATCACCAAACTTAAGGAGTTCCCCATACAGCAGTATATACCCCTGGACTCGCATATACAGTTCCATAAGATTGCCGCCTGCACGGCGCTGTTCTTCTCAGTGCTACACACCGTGGGGCATATTGTCAACTTTTATCATGTGTCTACACAATCGCACGAGAATCTGCGCTGTCTGACGCGTGAGGTTCACTTTGCGTCCGACTACAAGCCGGATATTACCTTCTGGCTCTTCCAAACGGTCACCGGCACCACGGGCGTCCTGCTCTTTATCATAATGTGcgttatatttgtatttgctcATCCGACCATACGCAAGAGGGCATACAATTTCTTCTGGAACATGCACACTCTCTATATTGGGCTATATATGTTGAGCTTGGTTCATGGTCTGGCGCGTCTAACGGGGCCGCCACGTTTCTGGATGTTCTTTTTGGGACCCGGCATCATTTACACGCTGGACAAGATTGTCTCGCTGCGCACCAAGTATATGGCACTTGATGTTATCGATACTGATTTACTGCCCTCGGATgttataaaaatcaaattctaTAGGCCGCCAAATCTAAAGTATTTGTCCGGTCAGTGGGTGCGTCTGTCCTGCACCGCCTTCAGGCCGCAAGAGATGCATAGCTTTACGCTAACCTCGGCACCGCACGAGAACTTCCTGAGCTGTCACATCAAGGCGCAGGGACCCTGGACTTGGAAGCTGCGTAACTATTTCGATCCATGCAATTATAATGCAGAGGATCAGCCCAAGATACGCATCGAGGGTCCGTTCGGTGGTGGCAATCAGGACTGGTATAAATTTGAGGTGGCTGTCATGGTGGGCGGTGGCATTGGTGTTACACCCTACGCATCCATACTGAACGATCTGGTCTTTGGCACCAGCACCAATCGCTACTCGGGCGTGGCCTGCAAAAAGGTATACTTCCTTTGGATTTGCCCATCGCACAAGCACTTCGAGTGGTTCATCGATGTGCTGCGCGATGTGGAGAAGAAGGATGTGACCAATGTGCTGGAGATACACATCTTTATAACGCAGTTCTTTCACAAATTCGATCTGCGTACCACCATGCTG TACATATGTGAGAATCACTTTCAGCGTCTCTCGAAGACCTCCATATTCACGGGTCTCAAGGCTGTCAATCATTTCGGTCGCCCAGACATGTCAAGTTTTCTCAAGTTCGTGCAAAAGAAGCACTCCTAT GTATCCAAAATAGGCGTCTTCTCGTGCGGTCCCAGGCCGCTCACAAAAAGCGTCATGTCCGCCTGTGATGAAGTGAATAAAACACGCAAATTGCCCTATTTTATACATCATTTCGAGAATTTCGGTTAG
- the G6P gene encoding glucose-6-phosphatase catalytic subunit 1 isoform X1, translating into MELDVLRLAVDYYHYLLNAELHINEWVQDRLSLAEPLFRFVSIYLEPGNLFNVLIPLLGICGQDLLTHLVYALSLVSAVSSFEKWIYPEWRPLWRLRELYANVHGIRPRVALQSHDLSCETSGGMPCAHTMTWTALLMVVSVHLPLKDRSANWGPLVHLLIGCCTLCMWLSRLYLATEYLHQCLLSTYIAVSLLASFQRHLDQLYAQRRGWAVLLVLLFGCMAISVYFIKLQLGIDPHWSVRQSFKWCPEPTYMRHESSPIFLLARDLGNLMGVALSLPLVQLRTFESKYSHRFLGIGILELLNYILRLCTPKQHGRFLFLAYEFTRNALHSLILLRALPKLLNKIS; encoded by the exons ATGGAGTTGGACGTGCTTCGCCTAGCGGTGGACTATTACCACTATCTGCTGAACGCGGAGCTGCACATTAACGAGTGGGTGCAGGATCG CCTTAGTCTTGCGGAGCCATTGTTTCGCTTCGTCAGCATTTATCTGGAGCCGGGCAATCTGTTTAATGTGCTTATACCTTTGTTGGGCATCTGTGGACAGGATTTGCTTACACATCTGGTCTATGCGCTGAGTCTGGTCAGCGCGGTGAGCTCCTTCGAGAAATG GATATACCCCGAGTGGCGACCGCTCTGGCGGCTACGCGAACTCTACGCCAATGTGCATGGTATTAGGCCGCGTGTCGCCTTGCAAAGTCACGATCTGAGCTGTGAGACAAGCGGCGGGATGCCCTGCGCTCACACCATGACCTGGACGGCTTTGCTTATGGTTGTGAGTGTTCATTTGCCGCTTAAGGACCGATCCGCCAACTGGGGACCACTCGTGCATCTCTTGATTGGATGCTGCACGCTCTGCATGTGGCTGAGTCGCCTCTATCTGGCCACGGAGTATCTGCATCAGTGCCTGTTGTCCACTTATATTGCGGTCAGTCTTCTGGCCAGTTTTCAACGGCATCTGGACCAACTGTACGCCCAGCGACGTGGATGGGCTGTGCTGCTGGTGCTTCTGTTTGGCTGCATGGCCATCTCAGTTTATTTTATCAAGCTGCAACTGGGAATCGATCCACACTGGTCAGTGCGGCAG TCTTTTAAGTGGTGCCCGGAACCTACCTATATGCGACATGAGAGCAGTCCCATCTTTCTGCTGGCTCGAGATTTGGGCAATCTAATGGGCGTGGCACTCTCATTACCCTTGGTGCAGCT AAGAACGTTCGAGTCCAAATATTCGCATCGGTTTCTGGGGATCGGCATCCTGGAGCTCCTGAACTATATCCTGCGCCTCTGTACACCCAAGCAGCATGGACGCTTTCTGTTTCTGGCCTATGAGTTTACACGAAATGCCTTGCACTCATTGATACTTCTAAGGGCTTTGCCCAAACTCCTGAATAAAATTAGTTAA